One stretch of Actinacidiphila sp. DG2A-62 DNA includes these proteins:
- a CDS encoding class I SAM-dependent methyltransferase, translating to MIQGPDAGPLAGPHAGAYAEEPEATRRSAGATESARANRRWWDRNADDYQLEHGDFLGDARFVWGPEGLDEAEAGLLGPAAGLKGLDVLEIGAGAAQCSRWLAGRGARPVALDLSHRQLQHARRIDESAAADGSAGAHGNGEGAEGDGTRAGGTRAGGTGVGGAPALVQADAARLPFADASFDLACSAYGALPFIADTAAVHREVRRVLRPGGRWVFSVTHPVRWAFPDEPGPEGLTAVASYFDRTPYVEQDDRGLAVYVEHHRTLGDRVREITAAGLRLVDLVEPEWPQWNDQEWGGWSPLRGRLLPGTAIFVCVAP from the coding sequence ATGATCCAAGGACCTGATGCCGGGCCCCTGGCCGGGCCCCACGCCGGAGCCTACGCCGAGGAGCCCGAGGCCACCCGCCGCAGCGCCGGCGCCACGGAGAGTGCCCGGGCCAACCGCCGCTGGTGGGACCGGAACGCCGACGACTACCAGCTGGAGCACGGGGACTTCCTCGGCGACGCGCGCTTCGTGTGGGGGCCGGAGGGGCTGGACGAGGCGGAGGCCGGACTGCTCGGGCCGGCGGCCGGTCTGAAGGGCCTGGACGTGCTGGAGATCGGCGCGGGCGCGGCGCAGTGCTCGCGCTGGCTGGCCGGCCGCGGGGCGCGGCCGGTGGCGCTGGACCTCTCCCACCGGCAGCTCCAGCACGCGCGGCGCATCGACGAGAGCGCCGCGGCCGACGGGAGCGCCGGGGCCCACGGGAACGGCGAGGGCGCGGAGGGCGACGGGACCCGGGCCGGCGGGACCCGGGCCGGCGGGACCGGGGTCGGCGGGGCGCCCGCGCTGGTGCAGGCGGACGCCGCCCGGCTGCCCTTCGCCGACGCCTCCTTCGACCTGGCCTGCTCCGCGTACGGCGCGCTGCCGTTCATCGCCGACACCGCGGCCGTGCACCGCGAGGTGCGCCGGGTGCTGCGGCCCGGCGGGCGCTGGGTGTTCTCGGTGACGCACCCGGTGCGCTGGGCGTTCCCCGACGAGCCGGGGCCCGAGGGCCTCACCGCGGTCGCCTCGTACTTCGACCGCACCCCGTACGTCGAGCAGGACGACCGGGGCCTGGCCGTCTACGTCGAGCACCACCGCACCCTCGGCGACCGGGTCCGCGAGATCACCGCGGCGGGCCTGCGCCTGGTGGACCTGGTCGAGCCGGAGTGGCCGCAGTGGAACGACCAGGAGTGGGGCGGCTGGTCGCCGCTGCGCGGCCGGCTGCTGCCCGGGACGGCGATCTTCGTCTGCGTCGCGCCGTGA
- the rpsA gene encoding 30S ribosomal protein S1 encodes MTSSTEAPRTTPQVAVNDIGNEEAFLAAIDETIKYFNDGDIVDGVIVKVDRDEVLLDIGYKTEGVIPSRELSIKHDVDPNEVVAVGDEIEALVLQKEDKEGRLILSKKRAQYERAWGTIEKIKEEDGIVTGTVIEVVKGGLILDIGLRGFLPASLVEMRRVRDLQPYVGKELEAKIIELDKNRNNVVLSRRAWLEQTQSEVRQTFLTTLQKGQVRSGVVSSIVNFGAFVDLGGVDGLVHVSELSWKHIDHPSEVVEVGQEVTVEVLDVDMDRERVSLSLKATQEDPWQQFARTHQIGQVVPGKVTKLVPFGAFVRVDEGIEGLVHISELAERHVEIPEQVVQVNDEIFVKVIDIDLERRRISLSLKQANESFGSDPASVEFDPTLYGMAASYDDQGNYIYPEGFDPETNDWLAGYEKQREEWEGQYATAQARFEQHQAQVIKSREADEQAAAEAGSATSSAGAGTGGGSYSSESDDNSGALASDEALAALREKLAGGQS; translated from the coding sequence ATGACGAGCAGCACCGAGGCCCCTCGTACCACCCCGCAGGTGGCGGTCAACGACATCGGCAACGAGGAAGCCTTCCTCGCCGCGATCGACGAGACGATCAAGTACTTCAACGACGGCGACATCGTGGACGGCGTCATCGTGAAGGTCGACCGGGACGAGGTCCTGCTCGACATCGGTTACAAGACCGAAGGTGTCATCCCCTCCCGCGAGCTCTCGATCAAGCACGACGTCGACCCCAACGAGGTCGTGGCCGTGGGCGACGAGATCGAGGCCCTGGTCCTCCAGAAGGAGGACAAGGAAGGCCGCCTGATCCTCTCCAAGAAGCGCGCGCAGTACGAGCGCGCGTGGGGCACCATCGAGAAGATCAAGGAAGAGGACGGCATCGTCACCGGTACCGTCATCGAGGTCGTCAAGGGCGGCCTCATCCTCGACATCGGCCTGCGCGGCTTCCTGCCCGCCTCGCTCGTCGAGATGCGCCGCGTCCGCGACCTGCAGCCCTACGTGGGCAAGGAGCTCGAGGCCAAGATCATCGAGCTGGACAAGAACCGCAACAACGTGGTCCTGTCCCGCCGCGCCTGGCTGGAGCAGACCCAGAGCGAGGTCCGCCAGACCTTCCTCACCACCCTGCAGAAGGGCCAGGTGCGCTCCGGCGTCGTCTCCTCGATCGTCAACTTCGGCGCGTTCGTGGACCTCGGAGGCGTCGACGGCCTGGTGCACGTCTCGGAGCTGTCCTGGAAGCACATCGACCACCCCTCCGAGGTCGTCGAGGTCGGCCAGGAGGTCACGGTCGAGGTCCTGGACGTCGACATGGACCGCGAGCGCGTCTCCCTGTCGCTGAAGGCGACCCAGGAAGACCCGTGGCAGCAGTTCGCCCGGACCCACCAGATCGGGCAGGTCGTGCCCGGCAAGGTCACCAAGCTCGTTCCGTTCGGCGCGTTCGTCCGCGTGGACGAGGGCATCGAGGGCCTGGTGCACATCTCCGAGCTGGCCGAGCGCCACGTGGAGATCCCGGAGCAGGTCGTCCAGGTCAACGACGAGATCTTCGTCAAGGTCATCGACATCGACCTGGAGCGCCGCCGCATCTCGCTGTCGCTCAAGCAGGCCAACGAGTCCTTCGGCTCGGACCCGGCCTCGGTGGAGTTCGACCCGACGCTGTACGGCATGGCCGCGTCGTACGACGACCAGGGCAACTACATCTACCCCGAGGGCTTCGACCCGGAGACCAACGACTGGCTGGCCGGGTACGAGAAGCAGCGCGAGGAGTGGGAGGGGCAGTACGCCACCGCCCAGGCCCGCTTCGAGCAGCACCAGGCGCAGGTCATCAAGTCCCGCGAGGCGGACGAGCAGGCGGCGGCCGAGGCCGGCTCCGCGACGTCTTCGGCGGGAGCGGGGACCGGCGGCGGCTCCTACTCCTCCGAGTCCGACGACAACAGCGGGGCGCTGGCCTCCGACGAGGCGCTGGCCGCCCTCCGCGAGAAGCTCGCCGGCGGCCAGAGCTGA
- a CDS encoding proteasome assembly chaperone family protein produces MLEPQGLYEYVPGGAEAVDEAVGDAGPVLLYHFEGFMDAGEVGGQITGQILDRLDNELVASFDADRLVDYRARRPLMTFERDHWTSYEAPAIDLYLVRDTTGTPFLLLTGQEPDVEWERFSQAVLQIIERLGVRLAINFHGIPMGVPHTRPVGLTPHGNRVDLIPGHRAWFDEAQVPGSAAGLIELRLAEAGRDALGIGAHVPHYLARSPYPDAALAVLEAITATTGLVLPQIAHALRNEAHTVRVEIDRQVAEGDGELVSVVRGLESQYDAVAGAEGRDSLIAEPVDLPSADDLAAEFERFLADREDDGR; encoded by the coding sequence GTGCTGGAACCGCAGGGACTGTACGAGTACGTGCCGGGCGGGGCGGAGGCCGTCGACGAGGCGGTGGGTGACGCCGGACCGGTGCTGCTGTACCACTTCGAGGGCTTCATGGACGCCGGCGAGGTGGGCGGCCAGATCACCGGCCAGATCCTCGACCGGCTGGACAACGAGCTGGTCGCGAGCTTCGACGCGGACCGCCTGGTCGACTACCGCGCGCGCCGGCCACTGATGACCTTCGAGCGCGACCACTGGACGTCGTACGAGGCCCCGGCGATCGACCTCTACCTGGTGCGCGACACCACCGGCACGCCGTTCCTGCTGCTCACCGGCCAGGAGCCGGACGTGGAGTGGGAGCGCTTCTCGCAGGCCGTCCTCCAGATCATCGAGCGCCTCGGCGTCCGGCTGGCGATCAACTTCCACGGCATCCCGATGGGCGTCCCGCACACCCGCCCCGTGGGCCTGACCCCGCACGGCAACCGGGTGGACCTGATCCCCGGCCACCGCGCCTGGTTCGACGAGGCCCAGGTGCCGGGCAGCGCCGCCGGACTGATCGAGCTGCGGCTCGCCGAGGCCGGCCGGGACGCGCTCGGCATCGGCGCCCACGTCCCGCACTACCTCGCCCGCTCCCCGTACCCGGACGCCGCGCTCGCCGTGCTGGAGGCCATCACCGCCACCACCGGCCTGGTGCTCCCGCAGATCGCCCACGCGCTGCGGAACGAAGCGCACACCGTCCGCGTGGAGATCGACCGTCAGGTCGCCGAGGGCGACGGCGAGTTGGTCTCGGTGGTGCGCGGCCTGGAGAGCCAGTACGACGCGGTGGCCGGCGCCGAGGGCCGTGACAGCCTCATCGCCGAGCCCGTCGACCTGCCCTCGGCCGACGACCTCGCGGCGGAGTTCGAGCGGTTCCTCGCCGACCGCGAGGACGACGGCCGCTGA